In Hydrogenovibrio thermophilus, the following are encoded in one genomic region:
- a CDS encoding LysE family translocator produces the protein MTFQLTFDIWLAMGAVLLIMALMPSLSVLLVTSRSSLFGMRHGLATAAGIVSADLLFTLVALFGLKWLADHFELGFRLLTYLGGGYLIWLGVQLLRRPPEQKPVTQTTHATLTASFGLGLLFTLGDQKAILFYFGFFPAFVPMEQLETGDILLILFLTLVTVGGAKALYAVSAARATILLRPRRQDLIRRTAASVFLLIGVYLIIATTLEWR, from the coding sequence ATGACATTCCAACTAACGTTCGATATCTGGCTGGCGATGGGCGCGGTATTGCTCATCATGGCGTTGATGCCCAGCCTCAGCGTGCTACTGGTCACCAGTCGCAGCAGCCTGTTCGGGATGCGTCATGGTTTGGCGACGGCCGCCGGCATTGTCAGCGCCGACCTGCTGTTCACACTGGTGGCGCTTTTCGGGTTGAAATGGCTGGCAGACCACTTTGAGCTCGGCTTTAGGTTGTTGACGTATCTCGGCGGCGGCTACCTCATCTGGCTCGGTGTGCAATTGCTGCGCCGTCCCCCGGAACAGAAACCGGTGACGCAAACCACCCACGCCACCCTCACCGCCAGCTTTGGATTAGGCTTATTGTTTACCCTCGGCGACCAAAAAGCCATACTATTCTATTTCGGGTTTTTCCCTGCTTTCGTCCCCATGGAACAACTTGAAACCGGCGATATCTTATTGATTCTATTCCTCACACTGGTGACCGTCGGCGGTGCCAAGGCCTTGTATGCCGTCAGTGCGGCGCGAGCAACGATATTGCTTCGCCCTCGCCGTCAGGATTTGATTCGACGCACCGCCGCCAGCGTGTTTCTCCTCATCGGCGTGTACCTCATTATCGCCACCACATTGGAGTGGCGATGA
- a CDS encoding BtrH N-terminal domain-containing protein — protein sequence MPDLSQFQHQQAAHCETGAAAGLFRAHGLDLSEAMVFGLASGLTYAYLPFVKINGLPLMAYRMPPRMILKMLSWRIKGLKIRFKTFKNEADGQAFLDQKLAEGELVGCQTSVFFLPYFPKEMRFHFNAHNLLVFGKETVDGESQYHISDPVFSHTVTTDAASLNEARFAKGALAPNGRLYYFESVPESIDYDTLIPKAIRFTGKANGKRNITPISGVGGMKLVAKRIEKLEKDSKRYRQLFLGHIVRMQEEIGTGGAGFRYMYAAFLQEAAEKLQRPELHEWADAFVAIGDEWREFALLCARISKGRGNHTLKEAADFLRRIADQEQVLYNQMAKFK from the coding sequence ATGCCTGATTTATCTCAATTCCAACATCAACAAGCCGCCCACTGCGAAACCGGCGCCGCCGCCGGTTTATTCCGCGCCCACGGGCTCGATTTATCCGAAGCGATGGTCTTCGGTCTGGCCAGCGGCTTGACCTATGCGTATCTGCCGTTCGTCAAAATCAACGGTTTGCCGTTGATGGCCTATCGCATGCCGCCACGCATGATTTTGAAGATGTTATCGTGGCGCATCAAAGGCTTGAAGATTCGCTTTAAAACCTTCAAAAACGAAGCCGACGGCCAAGCCTTCCTCGACCAAAAACTGGCCGAAGGCGAATTGGTCGGTTGTCAGACCTCGGTGTTCTTTCTACCCTATTTCCCGAAAGAAATGCGGTTTCATTTCAACGCCCACAACCTATTGGTTTTCGGTAAAGAAACCGTGGACGGCGAATCGCAATACCACATCAGCGACCCGGTGTTTTCACACACCGTCACCACCGATGCCGCCAGCCTGAACGAAGCACGCTTCGCCAAAGGCGCACTGGCACCGAACGGCCGTTTGTATTACTTCGAGTCGGTGCCGGAGAGCATCGATTATGACACCTTGATTCCCAAAGCCATTCGCTTTACCGGCAAGGCCAACGGCAAACGCAACATCACGCCGATTTCCGGCGTGGGCGGCATGAAACTGGTGGCGAAACGCATCGAAAAATTGGAAAAGGACAGCAAACGTTACCGCCAGTTGTTTCTCGGCCACATTGTACGAATGCAGGAAGAAATCGGCACCGGCGGCGCCGGTTTTCGCTATATGTACGCCGCCTTTTTGCAGGAAGCCGCCGAGAAACTCCAGCGTCCGGAACTGCATGAATGGGCCGATGCCTTTGTCGCCATCGGTGATGAGTGGCGCGAGTTTGCCTTATTGTGCGCCCGCATCAGCAAAGGACGCGGAAACCACACCTTAAAAGAAGCCGCCGACTTCCTGCGTCGCATTGCCGACCAGGAACAGGTCCTCTACAATCAAATGGCGAAATTCAAATAA
- a CDS encoding class I SAM-dependent methyltransferase, whose protein sequence is MTVSQRILDAWDNNAQAWAKTIRENALASRRLVTDAAIVEQLLSEPDWSSLLDVGCGEGWLIRALKSERPDAHFTGFDGCAALIDTARADDRDGDYRHLTYQQIHRDRFSGPFDRIVCNFSLFEDESVVELLQRLRDCLTPQNGRLAIQTLYSDAPKSEWEADSWAGLPDSFREPHPWFKRCEADWFELFTRMGLEMASVHYPAYPDSDRIASVIFVLKTGDRHPQ, encoded by the coding sequence ATGACGGTGTCGCAACGCATTTTGGACGCTTGGGACAACAATGCCCAGGCCTGGGCCAAAACCATACGGGAAAACGCCTTGGCCTCTCGTCGGCTGGTGACCGACGCCGCCATCGTTGAACAATTATTATCGGAACCCGATTGGTCGTCGCTTCTCGATGTGGGCTGCGGCGAAGGTTGGTTGATTCGCGCCCTGAAATCCGAACGCCCCGATGCGCACTTCACCGGCTTCGACGGCTGCGCGGCCTTAATCGACACCGCTCGCGCAGACGATCGCGATGGCGATTACCGACACCTCACCTATCAGCAAATACACCGCGACCGTTTTTCAGGACCTTTCGATCGCATTGTCTGCAATTTTTCATTATTCGAAGACGAATCCGTCGTGGAACTATTGCAGCGATTACGCGATTGCCTCACGCCGCAGAACGGCCGGCTAGCAATTCAAACCCTGTATTCAGACGCGCCAAAAAGCGAATGGGAGGCCGATTCCTGGGCCGGCTTGCCGGACAGCTTCCGGGAACCACACCCCTGGTTCAAACGTTGCGAAGCCGATTGGTTCGAATTATTCACCCGAATGGGGTTGGAAATGGCGTCTGTACATTACCCGGCTTATCCGGACAGCGACCGAATCGCATCGGTGATTTTCGTGTTGAAAACAGGCGATCGCCACCCTCAATGA
- a CDS encoding NHL repeat-containing protein: MGMLSNLSVFPLSILLLAATLVGCDFSDDDNSDQTKISGVVQTGCGSTSLKTGAFSQVELYKSTGENAELIGASSADDQGHFWIGFDDDENPGIYFLKARLDNQIDLMAVLGTEMTSNVVINELTTVAAAYSYARFFDFQTDLIAGSGDLLPLQIAAGMNANLADAQSGCPSTVMLNTPNADQTNSLRSLRSLANLASYCVADATVCLPQLQNYVSSDSNQQPTGLLDSLVLLARNPAGDVSGIYDLSRKQDVYEPDLERIPDAWTLAVKVNDTGSAQYTFGGAANTVFDERGYAWINNNVVQGDTVSSNVIVVLKPDGSPSDGKNGTPLSPVTGGGILGPGLGITYNKVSDTIWLGDFGWGGVNPSDSGNGSVSEIALDGQPISPDSAYDGGTDRVQGILVDNQGNVWSANYGNDKVIVFPGGDPQQAVEIGISCQPFGLAHNPQDDTVWVATVGCQEGVADSVVAHYSLQNGVITQLSSTTVGDVLKGLDVDFDGSVWVASGSDSSVYHLSADGDVLDRITGVTGLASPWNVRIDDAGNVWVSNFGSMDPFDLDNIYSNAAVSVLAGARSESGKPAGTPLSPSTGYTLPSAGEEVILFDGTPLSQTGTNQPKFTPMMRSVSAVPDRAGNLWVSNNWKPNFHTDLTHNPGGDGMIIFVGLAEPTTPGRTQ; the protein is encoded by the coding sequence ATGGGTATGTTATCCAACTTAAGCGTTTTCCCGTTGAGTATATTGCTGCTTGCCGCTACTTTGGTTGGATGCGATTTTTCAGACGACGATAACTCCGATCAGACCAAAATTTCGGGTGTTGTGCAAACCGGCTGCGGCTCGACATCACTGAAAACCGGCGCTTTCTCGCAAGTGGAATTGTATAAAAGCACGGGGGAAAATGCGGAATTGATCGGAGCCAGTTCGGCCGATGATCAGGGCCATTTTTGGATCGGATTTGACGATGATGAAAACCCCGGAATTTATTTCCTCAAAGCTCGACTGGATAATCAAATAGACTTGATGGCGGTTTTAGGAACCGAAATGACTTCAAATGTCGTCATCAATGAATTAACAACCGTCGCGGCGGCCTACTCATATGCCCGGTTTTTTGATTTCCAGACAGATTTGATTGCAGGAAGTGGTGACCTTCTGCCTCTTCAAATCGCGGCTGGAATGAATGCCAATCTCGCCGATGCCCAAAGCGGTTGCCCCTCAACGGTCATGCTGAACACTCCGAATGCCGATCAAACCAATTCACTTAGATCTTTACGCAGCTTGGCGAATCTTGCTTCATACTGCGTGGCAGATGCTACGGTATGTTTACCCCAACTTCAAAACTATGTATCGAGTGACAGCAATCAACAACCGACAGGCTTGCTTGATTCTCTGGTACTGCTTGCGCGTAATCCCGCAGGCGACGTGTCCGGAATATATGACTTATCGAGGAAACAGGACGTTTACGAACCTGACCTTGAAAGAATACCGGATGCTTGGACGTTGGCCGTCAAAGTAAATGACACCGGTAGCGCGCAATACACCTTTGGGGGGGCTGCCAACACTGTTTTTGACGAACGCGGCTATGCCTGGATCAACAATAATGTTGTGCAGGGAGATACCGTTTCGTCAAATGTCATTGTCGTACTGAAACCGGATGGCTCCCCTTCAGACGGTAAAAATGGAACGCCCCTTTCACCCGTAACGGGTGGCGGTATCCTCGGTCCAGGGCTGGGCATTACCTATAACAAGGTGTCAGACACCATCTGGCTGGGCGATTTTGGATGGGGTGGTGTGAATCCAAGCGACTCCGGGAATGGGTCGGTTTCGGAAATCGCTCTCGATGGCCAACCGATTTCCCCGGACAGTGCCTACGATGGGGGAACCGACCGGGTTCAGGGAATTTTGGTTGATAATCAAGGCAATGTCTGGTCGGCCAATTACGGCAATGACAAGGTGATTGTATTTCCCGGTGGCGATCCACAGCAAGCCGTCGAAATCGGTATTAGCTGTCAGCCATTTGGCCTGGCCCACAATCCGCAGGATGATACGGTTTGGGTAGCGACGGTAGGTTGTCAAGAAGGTGTGGCGGACAGCGTCGTTGCTCACTATTCCTTGCAAAACGGTGTAATCACGCAACTGTCCTCGACAACAGTCGGCGATGTATTAAAAGGATTGGATGTTGATTTCGACGGTTCGGTATGGGTCGCATCGGGTAGCGACAGTTCGGTGTATCACCTGAGTGCTGACGGTGATGTCTTAGACCGCATTACCGGGGTGACCGGATTAGCGTCACCTTGGAATGTGCGGATAGATGATGCGGGAAATGTCTGGGTCTCGAACTTTGGTTCCATGGACCCCTTCGACCTTGACAACATATATTCAAACGCGGCTGTTTCCGTATTGGCAGGTGCACGCTCGGAATCCGGCAAACCGGCTGGTACGCCGCTCTCACCGTCCACGGGGTACACCCTTCCCAGTGCGGGAGAGGAAGTTATATTGTTTGATGGTACGCCTCTCAGCCAGACAGGAACAAATCAACCGAAATTTACGCCAATGATGCGTTCAGTGAGCGCCGTGCCCGATCGAGCCGGCAATCTATGGGTCTCAAATAACTGGAAACCAAACTTCCACACCGATTTAACCCATAATCCTGGAGGAGACGGGATGATCATTTTTGTTGGGCTGGCTGAACCGACCACTCCCGGCCGAACTCAATGA